A segment of the Salinibacter sp. 10B genome:
GGATATCCGAGATCGGTACCCGGAGGTCGATTGGCGAGCGATGGCAGGAATGCGTGATCAGTTGATTCATGGCTACTTCGGTGTGGACTACGAGATCGTTTGGGAGGTGGCAACCGAAAAGGCTCCAGTATTGAGAGAGGAGATCGGTGCCATTCTCGAAAAGGAGGACGCAGCATAACCCACATTGCAGCCGACGACGGGCCGATGCCATTTTTTAACATTGGCGGTTCCAGTGCTCTGTTCATCCGTTTCGGGGCCCGTCGCGGCTGAATTTCCTCGTTATGTGCACCCACCTCCGATTCCTCTCGCATCGGATCATGGTACGATGCTTCAAAATCTGTCCGCTGAGGAAACCACAATTCTAGCGACCTACTCGAACCGTCAAGACGCGGAGGTCGCCAAGGCCCGGTTGGCCGAACGTGAGATTGACGCCTTCATCGTGGCCGACGATGTCCACCCTCCGTTCCAACTCACCGAAGGGGTGAAGCTTCGTGTCTTAGAGGGAGAGGCAGACCGGGCTCACCACGTTCTCGAAGAAAAGACGGAGGTTTCCCCGGAGTACGGGGTCACCACGGAGATGCCTTCCGAATCCGTCCAGGAGGAGCAAAGCGAATTGACGTTTGGCAGTGGTGGGCTTGTGCAGGCGACCGCCTGGACGTACGTTGCGGCGTTTCTCTTCATGGTGGCGATTATTCTGACCGGACTTCTCGTCGGTCTGTAGCGACAAGG
Coding sequences within it:
- a CDS encoding DUF86 domain-containing protein, which gives rise to MSRSETEYLRHIEDEAHYLAETSREVSWAEFADDETLKRAFVRSIEVIGEATKNLPTDIRDRYPEVDWRAMAGMRDQLIHGYFGVDYEIVWEVATEKAPVLREEIGAILEKEDAA